A single region of the Eleginops maclovinus isolate JMC-PN-2008 ecotype Puerto Natales chromosome 16, JC_Emac_rtc_rv5, whole genome shotgun sequence genome encodes:
- the hcrt gene encoding orexin, with the protein MTPLCTSQKMPWFPSNFYKAAGMQTSNRKVLVLVVMLLLSQLACEAHSISECCRQPARSCRLHMLLCRPGTNNFGGPLTGDASAGILTLGKRREDGDRLQSRLHQLLQDSRNQAAGILTMGKRTEERAGEQFMDWMAQSGTITTLLPALS; encoded by the exons ATGACTCCCCTCTGCACAAGCCAGAAGATGCCTTGGTTCCCCTCCAACTTCTACAAAGCTGCTGGGATGCAGACGTCTAACAGG AAGGTCCTGGTACTGGTGGTGATGTTGCTGCTGTCTCAGCTGGCCTGTGAAGCTCACAGCATATCTGAGTGCTGCAGACAGCCGGCTCGCTCCTGTCGCCTCCATATGTTGCTGTGTCGCCCCGGCACCAATAACTTTGGGGGACCTCTCACAGGAGATGCTTCTGCTGGTATCCTCACTCTTGGTAAACGGAGAGAGGATGGAGATCGCTTGCAGAGCCGACTCCACCAGCTCCTTCAGGACTCCAGAAACCAGGCAGCAGGGATCCTAACGATGGGGAAGAGGACGGAGGAGAGGGCCGGAGAGCAGTTCATGGATTGGATGGCTCAGTCAGGAACTATCACAACGCTCCTGCCTGCCCTGAGCTAA
- the kcnh4a gene encoding LOW QUALITY PROTEIN: potassium voltage-gated channel subfamily H member 4a (The sequence of the model RefSeq protein was modified relative to this genomic sequence to represent the inferred CDS: deleted 1 base in 1 codon): protein MPVMKGLLAPQNTFLDTIANHFDGTHSNFLLGNAQGRHGHPIVYCSDGFCELTGFVRTEVMQKTCTCRFLHGAETNESVIQQVDKALEGQQEYQGEVCFYRKNGNQFWCLLDIVPIKNEKGEMVLFLLSFKDVSESYGKRHHYSQGDGEATGMSEEAQQSRKSNRSHFSQARERGRTILQHLTNLFSKRGNRKLTKSVFQKPSLPEYKVAAVKKSRFILLHYSVSKALWDWLILLATFYVAVAVPYDICFVSHDEGSDYHSLVSRSTMGSDIAVEMLFILDIILNFRTTYVSQSGQVVYDARSIFLHYCTTWFFVDLIAALPFDLLYAFNITVTSLVHLLKTVRLLRLLRLLQKLDRYSQYSAVVLTLLMSVFALLAHWMACVWYIIGRKEIESSNPVTWEIGWLQELGKRLETPYINRTVGGPSIPSAYIASLYFTLSSLTSVGFGNVCANTDAEKIFSICIMLMGALMHAVVFGNVTAIIQRMYSRRSLYHTRMKDLKDFNRVHRLPQLLKQRMLEYFQATWSVNNGINANELLHDFPDELRADIAMHLNKDILQLPVFERASRGCLRSLSLHVKTSFCAPGEYLIRHGDALQANYFVCSGSLEVLKDGMVLAILGKGDLIGADLPDLDQVIKTNADVKALTYCDLQYISVKALWEVLRLYPEYGSRFSSDINHNLTYNLREGSEADGVTKLAWSSRLSQGHTSMDHKLPYIVEADDGERGEDVRHHQQRKVPLLHGVGSPVHQPCLSTMLGEELHHISALRNCGSPVQGGRSHSPFHLSFTNQELSPSPVPSLSSDQTMNQRPANLLMPSLNCLSPPSLSPRVVDGIEDNGHAFQFNVEHRETKTNVPDQFQVSAHLLLETEEVRQNISKLNKEVSTLNQEVTNLAKELHDIMHFLQSQMSMHHAPPVSYGMQRVPSPSVSASSNWQPHIPLNIATGLHLHHEAISYPARNVWGCSGIPSQGISPTLLHSSSPVSSCLHLCCSDRKGATAHRFQSQCGPFQTSRTTPNSPYMTHPHARGGPSLLGPSPSFSSFPVVCQAPQVQYNASMATMSYTHPLCSSVNSGFSHPSLGVQTNSGPTYNQTPIHSSMSYTGPLQYHTTFSTLTPSVVHPSTCTGHSQYHQGSVNGPRQNDLVGSSPTHLPQDPPCSLTGPATDRDCRASLYHERTNSIESQDMSCSTPPVEVQSSLLDVEDI from the exons ATGCCTGTGATGAAGGGCCTCCTTGCTCCACAAAACACCTTCTTGGACACCATCGCAAACCACTTCGACGGCACTC ACAGTAACTTCCTACTGGGGAATGCTCAGGGTCGTCATGGTCACCCCATCGTGTACTGCTCTGACGGGTTTTGTGAGCTGACCGGCTTTGTTCGGACTGAGGTGATGCAGAAAACTTGCACCTGCCGCTTCCTTCATGGAGCAGAGACCAATGAGAGTGTGATCCAACAGGTAGATAAAGCTCTGGAGGGCCAGCAGGAGTACCAGGGAGAGGTCTGCTTCTATAGGAAAAACG GAAATCAATTTTGGTGCCTCCTGGATATTGTGCCAATTAAAAATGAGAAAGGTGAGATGGTGCTGTTCCTCTTATCCTTCAAAGATGTCAGTGAATCCTACGGGAAAAGACATCACTACAGCCAAGGAGACGGTGAGGC CACAGGTATGTCAGAGGAAGCTCAGCAGAGTAGGAAAAGCAATCGATCGCACTTTTCCCAAGCTCGAGAGAGGGGGAGGACTATTCTGCAGCACCTTACCAACCTGTTCTCTAAGAGGGGCAATAGGAAACTGACCAAA AGTGTGTTTCAGAAACCGTCTCTGCCCGAGTACAAGGTGGCAGCTGTGAAGAAGTCCCGTTTCATCCTGCTGCACTACAGCGTGTCCAAGGCCTTGTGGGACTGGCTCATTCTGCTGGCCACCTTCTACGTGGCTGTGGCTGTGCCTTACGACATCTGCTTTGTGAGCCACGATGAGGGCAGCGACTACCACTCGCTTGTCAGCCGCAGCACTATGGGCAGTGACATAGCAGTGGAGATGCTCTTTATTCTTG ACATAATCCTAAATTTTCGTACAACCTATGTGAGTCAGTCAGGTCAGGTAGTGTACGACGCCCGCTCCATCTTCCTCCATTACTGCACCACTTGGTTCTTTGTGGATCTGATCGCGGCGTTGCCCTTTGACCTTCTCTATGCTTTCAACATCACAGTG ACCTCGCTGGTGCACTTGTTGAAGACGGTTCGTCTGCTGCGTCTGCTGCGCCTGTTACAGAAGCTGGATCGCTACTCCCAGTACAGCGCTGTGGTCCTGACCCTGctcatgtctgtgtttgctctgctgGCTCACTGGATGGCTTGTGTCTGGTACATCATCGGACGTAAGGAGATAGAAAGCAGTAACCCTGTGACCTGGGAAATAG GCTGGCTTCAGGAGTTGGGAAAGCGTTTGGAGACACCATACATCAACCGCACCGTGGGTGGTCCCTCTATCCCTAGCGCCTACATCGCCTCTCTCTACTTCACCCTGAGTAGCCTCACCAGCGTCGGATTTGGCAACGTGTGTGCCAATACGGATGCTGAGAAGATCTTCTCCATCTGCATTATGCTCATGGGTG CCCTGATGCATGCAGTGGTCTTCGGCAATGTGACAGCCATCATCCAGCGCATGTACTCACGGCGCTCTCTCTACCACACCCGAATGAAAGATCTCAAGGACTTCAACCGTGTGCATCGGCTGCCTCAACTGCTGAAGCAGAGGATGCTGGAGTACTTTCAGGCAACTTGGTCCGTCAACAATGGCATCAATGCCAATGAG CTGCTGCATGACTTCCCAGATGAGCTGCGAGCTGACATTGCCATGCATCTGAACAAGGACATCCTGCAGCTGCCTGTGTTTGAGCGAGCCAGCAGAGGGTGCTTGCGCTCCCTCTCCCTGCACGTCAAGACTTCTTTCTGTGCACCTGGGGAATACCTTATACGCCATGGAGATGCCCTGCAAGCTAATTATTTTGTCTGTTCTGGCTCCCTGGAGGTTCTGAAAGATGGCATGGTTCTGGCCATTCTGG GAAAAGGTGATCTCATTGGCGCTGACCTGCCGGATCTTGACCAGGTGATCAAGACCAATGCAGACGTGAAGGCGCTGACCTACTGCGACCTCCAGTACATCAGTGTTAAGGCTTTGTGGGAAGTCCTCCGGCTCTATCCGGAGTACGGCAGCCGGTTCAGCTCTGACATCAACCACAACCTCACCTACAACCTGAGAGAGGGCAGTGAAGCTGAC GGAGTAACGAAGCTTGCATGGTCTTCAAGGCTTTCTCAG GGTCATACTTCTATGGACCATAAGCTGCCCTATATCGTTGAGGCAGATGATGGTGAACGTGGTGAAGACGTGAGACACCATCAGCAGAGGAAAGTGCCTCTGTTACATGGAGTGGGCAGCCCTGTGCATCAGCCCTGCCTCAGCACCATGTTAGGAGAGGAGCTCCACCACATCAGTGCACTCCGCAACTGTGGGTCCCCTGTTCAGGGCGGTAGAAGCCACAGCCCCTTTCATCTGTCATTCACCAATCAGGagctctctccttctcctgtgCCCAGTCTAAGCAGCGACCAGACCATGAACCAGCGGCCCGCCAATCTACTAATGCCATCCTTGAATTGTCTTAGCCCACCTAGCCTTAGCCCCAG GGTCGTGGATGGAATTGAGGACAATGGTCATGCATTTCAATTTAATGTAGAGCACAGGGAGACAAAGACTAACGTACCAG ACCAGTTCCAAGTGAGTGCTCACCTGCTTCTGGAGACAGAGGAAGTGAGACAGAACATCAGCAAATTGAACAAAGAG gTGAGCACCCTGAACCAGGAAGTGACCAACCTGGCCAAGGAGCTCCACGACATAATGCATTTCCTACAGTCTCAAATGTCCATGCACCATGCCCCTCCTGTCTCCTATGGCATGCAAAGGGTTCCCAGTCCTAGTGTGAGTGCTTCCAGCAACTGGCAGCCCCACATCCCTTTAAATATTGCCACCGGTCTGCACCTCCATCATGAAGCTATTAGC TACCCTGCCAGAAATGTGTGGGGCTGCAGTGGTATCCCCTCTCAGGGTATTAGCCCAACCTTGCTGCACTCTTCCAGCCCTGTGTCATCCTGTCTACACCTGTGCTGCTCTGACAGGAAAGGGGCCACAGCCCATAGGTTCCAAAGCCAGTGTGGACCCTTTCAAACGTCGAGAACAACTCCAAACTCTCCGTACATGACCCACCCACATGCCCGGGGCGGTCCATCCCTCCTAGGCCCCAGCCCTTCCTTCAGTAGCTTCCCGGTGGTTTGTCAGGCCCCACAAGTCCAATACAATGCCTCTATGGCAACAATGAGCTACACACACCCTCTATGTTCCTCTGTAAATTCTGGCTTCTCCCATCCATCTCTGGGTGTTCAAACCAACTCTGGCCCCACATATAATCAGACACCCATACATTCTTCCATGTCTTACACTGGCCCGCTGCAGTATCACACTACCTTCAGCACTCTCACTCCGTCAGTAGTCCACCCTTCAACATGCACAGGGCACAGCCAGTACCACCAGGGCTCTGTCAATGGCCCAAGGCAAAATGACCTAGTTGGATCCAGCCCTACCCACCTCCCACAGGACCCTCCTTGTTCTCTAACGGGGCCAGCAACAGACAGAGACTGCAGAGCTTCACTGTATCATGAGAGGACGAACAGTATTGAATCTCAGGATATGAGCTGCAGTACTCCACCTGTAGAAGTTCAATCATCTCTCTTGGATGTAGAAGACATATAA